The following are encoded in a window of Gemmatimonadota bacterium genomic DNA:
- a CDS encoding M13 family metallopeptidase, translating to MLFRRFFAAATLAAVLSSVALAQRAQSKPLDRANLDTTCAPCTDFYQFANGSWLGKQTIPPDKSGLGAFGMLGDKNQEVVQHIVDDDAKLVRGGETKAGTNEWKIGTFYMSCLDTVAMEKAGFKPIKAHLDAIAAIKSTDDVVKTFGLRGAGGGGGRGGGGGLAPFSLGPSTDPRNSKMVIVSANQGGLVLNREDYLGTNERAVKRRADYVEHVARTLKLLGENDAQSKASAASILALETSLAKISIPQADMRDPNSTYHKMALAEFGKMTPHLDWARYIKQQGGKNVGDVNVRTPTFFTALDSLLPATGVEDWKAYLRWHATNSAMASLSGAFRAEAFHWQQITSGVLQQESRVKMCAAATSGALGEAVGQDWIKRNFTPEAKARATKMVDNLVSALRDRIKGLDWMSEVTKVQAVAKLDAFLRKIAYPDKWRDYSTLEIKTGSYYDNQKVVGEWNSERSWKRVGHAPDRAEWSMTPPTVNASYSSSLNQIQFPAGILQPPFFDAKADDAVNYGAIGAVIGHEMTHGFDDSGRQFDATGNLRDWWTPEDAAKYKSAAQLVVEQFNGYTVVDDQSHVNGRLTLGENIADLGGLTVAYFAMQKANGNKPKAKIDGFTQEQRFFLAWAQIWRGLQRPEAELQNLKTNPHSPGKWRVDGPLANMPEFKAAFGCKDGDAMVRPELIRARIW from the coding sequence ATGCTGTTCCGTCGCTTTTTCGCCGCCGCCACCCTCGCGGCCGTGCTCTCCTCCGTGGCTCTGGCCCAGCGGGCGCAGTCTAAGCCCCTCGACCGCGCCAACCTCGACACCACCTGCGCCCCCTGCACCGACTTCTACCAGTTTGCCAATGGCAGCTGGCTGGGCAAACAGACGATCCCTCCCGACAAGTCGGGGCTTGGGGCCTTTGGCATGCTCGGCGACAAAAATCAGGAGGTCGTCCAGCACATTGTGGATGACGACGCCAAGCTGGTGCGCGGCGGCGAGACCAAAGCCGGCACCAACGAATGGAAAATCGGCACTTTCTACATGAGCTGCCTCGACACCGTGGCCATGGAAAAGGCCGGCTTCAAGCCGATCAAGGCGCACCTCGATGCCATCGCGGCCATCAAAAGTACCGATGACGTGGTGAAGACCTTCGGCCTCCGCGGCGCGGGTGGTGGTGGCGGACGTGGGGGCGGCGGCGGACTCGCGCCCTTCTCCCTCGGGCCGTCCACCGATCCCCGCAACAGCAAGATGGTGATCGTCTCCGCCAATCAGGGCGGTCTCGTCCTCAATCGCGAAGACTACCTCGGCACCAACGAGCGGGCCGTCAAGCGCCGCGCCGATTACGTCGAGCACGTTGCGCGTACGCTCAAACTGCTGGGCGAGAATGACGCCCAATCGAAGGCCAGCGCGGCCTCGATCCTCGCGCTCGAGACATCGCTCGCGAAAATCTCGATTCCGCAGGCCGACATGCGCGACCCCAACTCCACCTATCACAAGATGGCGCTCGCCGAGTTCGGCAAGATGACGCCGCATCTGGATTGGGCGCGCTATATCAAGCAGCAGGGCGGCAAGAACGTCGGCGACGTGAACGTGCGCACCCCCACCTTCTTTACCGCGCTCGACTCGCTCCTCCCCGCCACTGGCGTGGAGGACTGGAAAGCGTATCTCCGCTGGCATGCCACCAACAGTGCGATGGCCTCGCTCAGCGGCGCCTTCCGCGCTGAAGCGTTCCATTGGCAACAAATCACGAGCGGCGTCCTCCAGCAGGAATCGCGCGTGAAGATGTGCGCCGCCGCCACCAGCGGCGCGCTCGGAGAGGCCGTGGGGCAGGACTGGATCAAGCGCAACTTCACCCCCGAGGCCAAGGCACGCGCCACCAAGATGGTGGACAACCTCGTCTCCGCCCTGCGTGACCGCATCAAGGGGCTCGATTGGATGAGCGAAGTCACCAAGGTGCAGGCGGTCGCCAAACTCGACGCCTTCCTGCGGAAGATTGCGTATCCCGACAAGTGGCGCGATTACTCGACGCTCGAGATTAAAACAGGCTCGTACTACGACAATCAAAAAGTCGTGGGCGAGTGGAACTCCGAGCGCAGCTGGAAGCGCGTAGGGCACGCGCCGGATCGCGCCGAGTGGAGTATGACGCCGCCGACTGTGAACGCGAGCTACAGCTCGTCGCTCAATCAGATTCAGTTCCCTGCGGGCATTCTGCAGCCGCCATTCTTTGACGCCAAAGCCGACGATGCCGTCAACTACGGCGCCATCGGCGCCGTGATCGGCCACGAAATGACCCACGGCTTCGACGACTCCGGCCGGCAGTTCGATGCCACCGGCAATCTCCGCGATTGGTGGACGCCAGAAGATGCGGCCAAATACAAATCGGCAGCGCAGCTCGTGGTGGAACAGTTCAACGGCTATACCGTGGTCGACGATCAGTCCCACGTGAACGGTCGCCTCACCCTCGGCGAGAACATTGCCGACCTCGGCGGACTCACGGTCGCGTACTTTGCCATGCAGAAAGCCAACGGGAACAAGCCCAAAGCAAAGATCGACGGCTTTACCCAGGAACAGCGCTTCTTCCTCGCGTGGGCGCAAATCTGGCGCGGACTGCAGCGCCCCGAAGCCGAGTTGCAGAACCTCAAGACCAACCCGCACTCGCCTGGCAAATGGCGTGTGGACGGCCCGCTGGCCAACATGCCGGAGTTCAAGGCGGCATTTGGGTGCAAAGACGGCGACGCGATGGTGCGGCCCGAATTGATTCGCGCGAGGATCTGGTAA
- a CDS encoding glycine--tRNA ligase — translation MSSYPDVMDKLVSLAKRRGFIFQSSEIYGGTGSVWDYGPLGVELKNNVKARWWQAMVRERDDVEGLDASILMHPKVWEASGHVSGFSDPLVDCKACKARFRADKIGDAVCPRKPSKKPGEHGDCQLTEPRQFNLMFKTFMGPVEESASTVYLRPETAQGIFVNFLNVQQATRQKVPFGIAQIGKAFRNEITPGNFTFRTREFEQMEMQFFVDPVAAEGKQTDMEWFEYWKAQRMEWHLSLGLTRDRLHFHQHTEQELAHYAKAAFDIEFDFGGSLGFQEIEGVHHRSDFDLGRHQEASGKRLEYVDQVANRKYIPHVVETSVGADRVTLAILVNAMREEAVPGETEGRTVLGFHPALAPIKAGVFPLTKKDGQPEMAEKLAASLRKKFPVFYDDAGAIGRRYRRQDEAGTPFGITIDPESATNDSVTIRFRDDMGQIRVGTGQVAEVIGRYLASDISTAESTKVPAA, via the coding sequence ATGTCTTCCTACCCAGATGTGATGGACAAACTCGTGTCGCTGGCCAAGCGACGCGGCTTCATTTTTCAATCCTCCGAGATCTACGGCGGCACCGGGTCCGTGTGGGACTACGGCCCGCTCGGCGTCGAGCTCAAGAACAACGTCAAAGCGCGCTGGTGGCAGGCGATGGTGCGCGAGCGCGACGACGTCGAAGGGCTCGACGCGTCGATCCTCATGCATCCCAAGGTGTGGGAGGCCAGCGGTCACGTGAGCGGCTTCTCGGACCCGCTGGTGGACTGCAAGGCGTGCAAAGCGCGATTCCGTGCCGACAAAATCGGTGACGCCGTGTGCCCGCGAAAGCCGAGCAAGAAACCCGGCGAGCACGGCGACTGCCAACTCACCGAGCCGCGGCAGTTCAACCTGATGTTCAAGACGTTCATGGGACCGGTGGAAGAGTCGGCGTCCACCGTCTACCTGCGGCCGGAAACGGCGCAGGGAATTTTTGTGAACTTCCTGAACGTGCAGCAGGCGACGCGCCAGAAGGTGCCGTTTGGCATTGCGCAGATTGGCAAGGCGTTCCGCAATGAAATCACGCCCGGAAACTTCACCTTCCGCACGCGCGAGTTCGAGCAGATGGAGATGCAGTTCTTCGTCGACCCGGTCGCCGCAGAAGGCAAGCAGACGGATATGGAGTGGTTCGAGTACTGGAAGGCTCAGCGCATGGAGTGGCACCTCTCGCTCGGACTGACGCGCGACCGGCTGCACTTCCATCAGCACACCGAACAAGAACTCGCGCACTACGCCAAGGCCGCGTTCGACATTGAGTTCGACTTTGGTGGCTCGCTCGGCTTTCAGGAAATCGAAGGCGTGCACCACCGCTCGGACTTTGACTTGGGTCGCCATCAGGAAGCCTCTGGAAAGAGGCTCGAATACGTGGATCAGGTCGCGAACCGCAAGTACATCCCGCACGTGGTGGAAACGTCGGTGGGCGCCGATCGCGTGACGCTGGCGATTCTCGTGAATGCGATGCGCGAAGAAGCGGTGCCAGGCGAAACCGAAGGACGCACCGTACTTGGCTTTCACCCGGCGCTCGCCCCGATCAAAGCCGGCGTCTTTCCGCTCACCAAGAAAGACGGGCAGCCCGAGATGGCCGAGAAGCTGGCGGCCTCGCTACGCAAGAAGTTCCCTGTGTTCTACGACGACGCTGGCGCCATTGGCCGCCGGTACCGCCGGCAGGACGAAGCGGGCACGCCGTTCGGCATTACGATCGATCCGGAATCGGCGACGAACGATTCGGTGACCATCCGCTTCCGCGACGATATGGGGCAGATTCGCGTCGGCACGGGGCAGGTGGCGGAAGTGATTGGGCGGTACCTCGCGTCGGATATTTCGACGGCGGAAAGCACAAAGGTGCCGGCGGCGTGA